In a genomic window of Anoxybacter fermentans:
- a CDS encoding aldo/keto reductase, with translation MQYRKFGNTGIEVSLLGFGAMRLPKTPDGKNYDHEEGVRVIRRALELGVNYVDTAPYYCNKESEVIVGKAIKGWRDKIYLSTKNPIEDDSGANWRKRLENSLKKLDVDYIDFYHMWAINWEKYTEKIDVADGPLQAALKAKDEGLIRHLSFSFHGDPKDLFKLIDTGYFASMTVQYNLLDRSNEEAIAYARKKGMGVVIMGPVGGGRLGYPSKEISSLVSNAVSTPELALRFVFSNPNVSTAISGMSTIEMVEENVKTACRDVQLTPEEKEKLLQVMEEKKKLADLYCTGCNYCMPCPQKVDISRIFTLMNYYRIYDLKDYAKKAYNDFGQGHLKDKYDASYCVECGACEKKCPQNLPIIRQLKEAHATLAE, from the coding sequence ATGCAATACCGGAAATTTGGTAACACAGGAATTGAGGTTTCATTATTGGGATTTGGTGCAATGCGACTCCCTAAAACTCCAGATGGTAAAAATTATGACCATGAAGAAGGAGTTAGAGTTATTCGTCGGGCGCTGGAACTGGGTGTAAATTATGTAGATACTGCACCTTATTATTGTAATAAAGAAAGTGAAGTTATTGTTGGTAAAGCTATCAAAGGTTGGCGTGATAAAATATATCTTTCAACTAAAAATCCTATTGAGGATGATTCTGGAGCTAACTGGCGAAAACGTCTGGAAAATTCTTTAAAAAAATTGGATGTAGATTATATTGATTTTTATCACATGTGGGCTATCAATTGGGAGAAGTACACTGAAAAAATTGATGTAGCTGATGGGCCTCTTCAAGCAGCCCTGAAAGCGAAGGATGAAGGGTTAATTCGCCATCTTTCCTTCTCATTTCATGGTGATCCAAAAGATCTTTTCAAGCTTATTGATACAGGTTATTTTGCATCAATGACAGTTCAGTATAATCTATTAGATCGGAGTAATGAAGAAGCTATTGCCTATGCTCGCAAAAAAGGTATGGGAGTTGTGATTATGGGACCTGTCGGTGGCGGACGACTAGGTTATCCTTCTAAAGAGATCAGTAGCCTGGTTTCTAATGCTGTCAGTACACCTGAGTTAGCTCTTCGCTTTGTTTTTTCTAATCCAAATGTCTCTACTGCCATTTCTGGAATGAGTACGATTGAGATGGTAGAGGAGAATGTAAAGACTGCATGTAGGGATGTTCAGTTAACTCCAGAAGAAAAAGAGAAGTTATTACAGGTGATGGAAGAGAAGAAGAAACTAGCTGATCTATACTGTACTGGATGCAATTACTGTATGCCATGTCCACAGAAGGTTGATATTTCACGTATCTTTACTTTGATGAACTATTATCGTATATATGATCTAAAGGATTATGCTAAAAAAGCCTATAATGATTTTGGACAGGGCCATTTGAAAGATAAATATGATGCATCTTATTGTGTTGAATGTGGAGCCTGTGAGAAAAAATGTCCCCAGAATCTTCCGATTATCAGACAGTTAAAAGAGGCCCATGCAACATTGGCTGAATAA
- a CDS encoding NAD+ synthase produces the protein MANYEKLTEKLVDWIRNKVRDAHAKGAVVGLSGGIDSSVTAVLCKKAFPDSTLGIIMPCYSNPQDEEDARLVAETFDIPYKVVHLEKTFDALRDAIGGTEKLSQDNLALANIKPRLRMTTLYYFASLYNALVVGTDNRSELTVGYFTKYGDGGIDLAPLGNLVKTQVRELARHLGIPERIITKAPSAGLWENQTDEAEMGITYEELDHYILTGEAEPRVKEVVDRLHARSLHKLQPPPIPNFGVE, from the coding sequence GTGGCAAATTACGAGAAATTAACAGAAAAATTAGTTGATTGGATTCGAAATAAGGTACGGGATGCTCATGCCAAAGGGGCAGTGGTAGGTTTAAGTGGAGGAATTGATTCTTCAGTAACGGCTGTCCTTTGTAAAAAAGCTTTCCCCGATAGTACTTTGGGAATTATTATGCCATGTTATAGTAATCCACAGGATGAGGAAGATGCCCGGCTTGTGGCCGAGACCTTTGATATACCATATAAAGTGGTTCATCTGGAAAAAACCTTTGATGCATTAAGAGATGCTATCGGTGGAACGGAAAAACTTTCTCAAGATAACCTGGCTCTGGCTAATATTAAACCGCGTTTACGGATGACAACTTTATATTACTTTGCCAGTCTTTATAATGCTCTGGTGGTCGGCACAGATAATCGTAGTGAGCTGACAGTGGGGTATTTTACTAAATATGGAGATGGTGGAATAGATCTTGCGCCTTTAGGTAATTTGGTTAAGACACAGGTTAGAGAGTTGGCGCGTCATCTGGGAATTCCTGAAAGAATTATTACCAAAGCTCCTTCTGCTGGACTTTGGGAAAATCAAACTGATGAAGCTGAGATGGGTATTACCTATGAAGAGCTAGACCATTATATTCTCACAGGAGAGGCAGAACCAAGAGTAAAAGAGGTTGTGGATCGTTTACATGCCCGCAGTTTACATAAACTACAACCTCCTCCAATACCGAATTTTGGTGTTGAATAA
- a CDS encoding M2 family metallopeptidase: MEKIVLDFLQNRINKLQEMTSALFKAHWEFSTTGTEELQKQLISLKEKLAHFLSNEEDFQKIKDFLNSKIDNDLIVRQLTVLYNAYLKHQIDSELIQQIVKLEAEIESEFTNFRANYNGKRITNNQILDILQTSTDEIERKSVWLSSKQIGQRVAPLLLKLVKLRNQVANKLGYANYYSLALQTDEINEKELFEILDRLKELTDEPFRKVKEKIDYNLAQKFGISTEKLMPWHYSDPFFQEIPNSDDIDLNKFFKDQDIVELSKKYYAGIGLNVEDILARSDLYEREGKDQHAYCIHIDGEGDIRILCNLRNTEYWMNTLLHELGHGVYDKYLDFNLPFILRQPAHTFLTEAIAMMFGRLSRDPQWLKEIAGASPKLVDCLQDQLRWQEQLALLIFIRWGLVMVYFERELYKNPEQNLNRLWWDLVKELQLLKCPANRENHPDWAAKIHLGTAPVYYHNYILGYLAAYQIEATIKESLQIPHLINEPKIGSFLIEKIFKPGARYHWNTLLEKATGRKLTPDFAVQVFK; encoded by the coding sequence ATGGAAAAAATAGTTTTGGATTTTTTACAGAACCGTATTAACAAGTTGCAAGAGATGACCAGTGCCTTGTTTAAAGCCCATTGGGAGTTCTCCACAACAGGAACTGAAGAACTACAAAAACAATTGATAAGTTTAAAAGAAAAACTGGCCCATTTTCTCTCTAATGAAGAAGATTTTCAAAAAATTAAAGATTTCCTTAATTCCAAAATTGACAATGATTTGATAGTCCGCCAGTTAACTGTCCTCTATAACGCCTATCTTAAGCACCAGATAGATTCCGAACTTATCCAGCAGATTGTAAAATTGGAAGCTGAAATAGAAAGTGAATTTACTAACTTCCGTGCAAATTATAATGGCAAACGCATTACTAATAATCAAATTCTTGATATATTACAAACTTCAACAGATGAAATTGAAAGAAAATCTGTATGGCTTTCCAGTAAACAAATCGGCCAGAGGGTAGCACCACTTTTATTAAAATTGGTCAAATTGAGAAATCAGGTTGCTAATAAGTTAGGATACGCTAATTATTACTCTCTGGCTTTACAAACTGATGAAATTAACGAAAAAGAACTTTTTGAAATCCTGGATCGGTTAAAAGAGCTAACGGATGAACCATTCCGTAAAGTCAAAGAAAAAATTGATTATAATTTAGCCCAAAAGTTCGGTATCTCAACCGAAAAACTAATGCCCTGGCATTATAGTGACCCATTCTTTCAGGAGATACCAAACAGTGATGATATCGATTTAAATAAATTTTTTAAAGATCAGGATATAGTAGAATTGAGTAAGAAATATTATGCTGGAATCGGTCTTAACGTTGAAGACATCCTGGCCCGGAGTGATCTCTATGAAAGGGAAGGTAAAGATCAGCATGCCTACTGTATCCATATCGATGGTGAAGGAGATATAAGGATTCTATGCAATCTTAGAAATACTGAATATTGGATGAACACTTTACTACATGAACTGGGACACGGTGTATATGATAAATATCTGGATTTTAATTTACCCTTTATTCTACGACAACCGGCCCATACATTTCTTACAGAAGCAATAGCAATGATGTTTGGCCGTCTCTCCCGTGATCCCCAGTGGTTAAAAGAAATTGCCGGCGCTAGTCCAAAACTGGTTGACTGTTTACAGGATCAACTCCGCTGGCAGGAACAATTAGCTTTACTTATCTTTATCCGTTGGGGACTTGTAATGGTCTATTTTGAACGGGAATTATATAAAAATCCTGAACAAAACTTAAACAGACTCTGGTGGGATTTAGTCAAAGAGTTACAGCTATTAAAATGTCCTGCAAATCGTGAAAACCATCCTGACTGGGCCGCTAAGATCCATCTGGGTACAGCACCTGTATACTATCACAATTATATTCTGGGATATCTAGCTGCCTACCAGATAGAAGCTACCATTAAAGAATCACTGCAAATTCCACATTTGATCAATGAACCAAAAATTGGTTCCTTTTTGATTGAAAAAATCTTTAAACCGGGAGCTAGATATCACTGGAATACATTATTAGAAAAAGCTACAGGCAGAAAATTGACACCTGATTTTGCCGTCCAGGTATTTAAATAA
- a CDS encoding pyridoxal phosphate-dependent decarboxylase family protein: MDVYSLFPSAGGEAEKRKFFLEQIEKLLCNIDARKDPELAILDGPIERNYSKLIDESKVPEKGQDLETLHQYLDQFAAGNPYSTKYLMFNADCLPSIPSLLGMLTAALLNSNAIWDISSPAAAEAEVRTIAMMADIIGYNPRLASGYFTYGGQGGIFSGLRIGIEKAAPGSRVNGIPNNLYCFTSKLAHFSLYKAVETGIGTEKVISISTNKDNSMNLNELKERMCEVIENGGKIALVLATAGTTDAFGIDDVRGIKKIIDDLVQTYKLDYVPHLHADGAMGGLYIFFTKYDFDKNPLQFNFRTLQALRKITERISGIKEADSISIDFHKLGQTPYNNSLFMVKDSRDLNLVNLKLDLCPYIGEKGYGDYFTGYTFECSRMASAIAAFANLITFGIEGFQKILGNYVNLTVKLREQLKTKCPLIKIVNHKNYGPISLLRIYNNEVEAVNELKNRAKKEEIIKINKLNEEFYSLLRENRRRMMFGDTKKCALLTAHDTKEQIPINGTKAFIISPYTTIEDIDEITTYLKNTYQQLMATKNQKYITVDSVG; the protein is encoded by the coding sequence ATGGACGTTTATTCTTTATTTCCCAGCGCAGGAGGAGAAGCTGAAAAACGTAAATTTTTTCTAGAACAAATCGAAAAACTTCTCTGTAATATTGATGCTCGTAAGGACCCCGAATTAGCCATATTGGATGGCCCTATAGAGCGTAATTATTCTAAGTTAATCGATGAATCAAAAGTACCAGAAAAAGGTCAAGATTTAGAGACACTACATCAATATCTAGATCAATTTGCTGCTGGTAATCCCTATTCCACTAAATATCTGATGTTTAACGCCGATTGTCTTCCAAGTATTCCCTCCCTTCTTGGAATGTTAACCGCTGCTCTATTGAACAGTAATGCAATCTGGGACATAAGTTCCCCTGCAGCAGCTGAAGCAGAAGTTAGAACCATTGCCATGATGGCAGATATAATCGGATATAACCCCCGTCTTGCAAGTGGTTATTTTACTTATGGAGGACAAGGTGGAATTTTTAGTGGATTAAGGATCGGAATTGAAAAAGCCGCTCCCGGTTCACGAGTAAATGGAATTCCAAATAACCTTTATTGTTTCACCTCCAAACTTGCTCATTTTTCATTGTATAAAGCAGTAGAAACAGGAATAGGCACAGAAAAAGTTATCTCTATAAGTACAAACAAAGATAACTCTATGAATCTAAATGAGTTAAAGGAGCGAATGTGTGAAGTTATAGAAAATGGTGGTAAAATTGCATTGGTACTTGCCACCGCCGGTACTACTGACGCTTTTGGTATTGATGATGTTCGCGGCATAAAAAAAATTATTGATGACCTTGTGCAAACTTATAAATTAGATTACGTTCCACACTTACATGCAGATGGTGCAATGGGAGGTCTCTATATTTTCTTTACCAAATACGATTTTGATAAAAATCCATTACAGTTTAATTTCAGAACTCTTCAAGCTCTCCGTAAAATTACAGAAAGAATCAGTGGTATAAAGGAAGCCGATAGTATTTCTATAGATTTCCATAAACTAGGGCAGACACCATACAATAATTCTCTCTTTATGGTCAAAGATTCCAGGGATTTAAATCTGGTTAATTTAAAATTAGATCTCTGCCCATATATTGGAGAAAAAGGATATGGGGATTACTTCACTGGCTATACCTTTGAATGTTCCCGAATGGCATCTGCGATTGCAGCTTTTGCCAATCTGATTACTTTTGGCATAGAAGGTTTTCAAAAAATTTTGGGGAATTATGTAAATCTAACCGTTAAACTAAGAGAACAACTCAAAACCAAATGCCCTCTAATCAAAATTGTTAACCACAAAAATTATGGTCCAATTTCTCTGCTTAGAATTTATAACAATGAAGTTGAGGCTGTTAATGAACTTAAAAACCGCGCTAAAAAGGAAGAAATTATTAAAATTAATAAACTTAATGAAGAATTCTATTCATTGCTAAGGGAAAACAGAAGAAGAATGATGTTTGGAGATACCAAAAAATGCGCTTTGTTAACTGCTCACGATACAAAAGAACAGATTCCTATTAACGGAACTAAAGCATTTATCATTTCTCCTTATACTACCATTGAAGATATAGATGAGATTACCACTTATCTAAAAAATACCTATCAACAGTTAATGGCTACCAAAAATCAAAAATATATTACAGTGGATAGTGTTGGTTAA